A region of the Chryseobacterium cucumeris genome:
AAGGCCACAGTAACAAATAATAGGACAGATGCTATAAACCAAGGCCATTTGACTAAATATTTCCCAATGATCTTTCTTAAATTCAAAGATTCTTCACTTTCCTGAAATTCTATCTGCTGCATATTTATTTACGAGTTAAAGCAATAATAAGTGTACCAGCTGTCAGTAAAGCACCAATAATCTGGAATGTAAGGGCTCTGTTCGGATTCGAGTTAGCCTGAACCTGTTTATTTTTGTCCGGCTGCACATATAATATGTCATTCTGCTTCATATAATAATAGGGCGAACTGACTATATCAGATCTTGTAAGATCGATATTAACAATCTGATCTGTTCCGCTATCATCGGCACGGATAAGCTTAACATTGGTACGGTCTCCGAAATCCGTCATATCACCTGCAAGCCCAAGCGCCTGAAAAATATTGATTTTTTGAGAAACACTTTCTTTCTGCCCCGGTTCCTTTACCTCTCCTAAAACGCTTACATTAAAATTTTTAAGGGTAATGGTCACCAATGGATCTGTCAGATATCTCTTAAGACGCGATTCAAGCTCCTGTTTTAGCTGTACCTGTGTCATTCCTTTAACGTACACATTTCCTAAAACCGGAAAAGAAATATAACCTTCTTCATTGACAAGATATTGACTTGGTTCTACATATTGGTTAATTCCCCTGCTAGCGTCGCCCCCTACCTTATTTGCAGTATTAAGGTTAAAAGGCTTCACTGCTATTTCGTCAAGTGCAGATACAAGAATCAGGAGAGCATCTCCTTCCTGAATATGCAGGCCCTGAAACTTGGCTTTTGCAACCTCTTCTTCCATATTATGCTTTGACATATATACCATATTCTGCTTCGGTCTGCATGATAATAAAGTAACCGATAACAGTACTATATATGCAATAATAGTTTTATTCATATGTTATTATTCTTATCTACTTGTGTTATTATTTAGGTTTATCGAACTGATTTCAACTATATTTAAATATGTATTGTAATAAAACGACTATACTATTTAAATATTTTAAAGCGTGCTTTAAATTCTCATGCTAAAATCACTTCTTTCTCTAGCAATTTTCATTCCGTTTAAAAACAAAATGATGAAATTATTATTTTAATATCAACTTTTTTATTTATTTAATTCTTTAATTTTAATTATATGCTTCATTTTCAGATATTCTACATTGCTTGTAAATTTTTAATGACATTTCCTTTTTACAATTCATCAACTCAATTTCTTCAATTTAATCCTGAATCATAATGTTTATATCATGAGGAATTTTTCTGACACATTTATTATTAAGAAATGTAGTTACCATTTTAAATATTGTAAAAACAAAGAAAAATAAAAACAGAATAGAGGACAAATGAACGGGAGCACCGAAAACAAATCCGGATATAAAATATAATCCAGAAAATACTATCAATGCACTGGTAGAAAACCATGCAGTTTTAAAAAAGTCAAAAGAAACAAAATGTCTTATAATTTCATTTTCTGTTATAAGCAGGATAACAATCTTTATCATCAAAATTATTTTTTCATTTTGATGCCCAATCAAATTAATTTGTACCTCCAGGTTTTTTAAAAGTAAATATGAAATTAAAGCTAAAAAAAATATGAAAGAAATATCAATAATAAAAAACGACCACCCAATCACACATCTTAACTCCCTGATTTTAAAAAAATTCCCCATACACAAACAAACCTGAATGTAGATTTTCTATTAATTCAACAACCAGTGGTTTCTATTATCAAGCGAAGATAATAATTATAATTAATATTTTTAATTACACATATTAATTTTTATTTAAAACATAAGATTTATATCGATATAATCCAGAAAATAAATTCAAAAACAAATCATAAAAGTGATTGTAATTTTTTGTCGAAATTTGATATGGAAAATAATACAAAAATCAGGAAAATAGTATTTTTTTATTTCATTCATTATCAATGCCTTAAATTACATCACATAATCTATCCAAAAAAATGTCCCGCTGAAAATAAAGCAAAATAACAAATGTAGTATAAATGATGTACCCTGTTATTCTTTTTCATTTTTTTAATCTTCTAGATTTGCAGCACAATTAAGATGATTTAAAAAGGATGAAAAAAAATGTTTTATTATTAGGTAGTATTTTAATTTCTTTACAAATATTCTCCCAGGTGGGAATTAATACTACAACTCCTCAGGCCAGTTTAGATGTAACAGGAAAGCCCACTTCTACCAATGTACTGGACGGCATTATTGCACCAAGAATTACAGGAACCCAGCTTAGAGCAAAGACCTATACAGCCAGCCAGACAGGAGCAATGGTGTATGTTACAGCCGCTGATACAGCCCCGGCAGGCCAGACTGTTGATATTAAAAACTCCGGATATTATTATTTTGACGGCAGTCTGAATAAGTGGCAAAAGTTGAATGCAGGAAATATAGCTGCCGGAGACCTTACGCCGGATGCTTTTATTGACGATCCTGTTAATACAATGGTAAAATTAGGAAATACTTCTTCCGGTACAGGAAGGGTTGCCAATACTGATTTTGTGATTAAAGACGATGGTACGGTGGGAATCGGTACTTCATCACCGGACAGCGGATTGCATATAAAAGAAAATTCTACAACGGGAAGTCATCAGATGAAAGTAGAATCTGTAAGCAATTCTCCTTTGATTGCGTTAGAAAGAACCGGAAACAGTAACTTATCTACCGGAACGGAGCTTGGAAAATTATCCTTTAATGGAAAGATTTCAGGAGCTGATTTTCCATTAGCAGGGATAAAAGCCAATTATTGGGGAAATGGAACAACCAATTCTTCATCCCTTACATTCTCTACCAGTGACCGGCCAGCTGCCGTAATCAATGAGAACGGGAATATGGGAATAGGACGTTCTGATATCAATTATGCCATGTCTCCTACCCAAAAGCTTGATGTAGACGGAAATGTAAGATTCAGAGGTGTCCCGGATGAAACAGGTGTAGCCTCTACAGAAAGAATTATAGTATTGAAAAGTGACGGAACAGCAAAAAAAGTTCCTTTGGAAGCTATGTTTCCTCCTGACAAATTCAGTTTAGATGATATACTTGTCAATAAGGCAGGAGGTTCGGTACATTACGATTACAACTACCCTATTATAAGCTACGCAAATATAGATCTAGTTAATTTCAGCAGAACGATTACCATCCCTCCCAATACTGTTGGCAGAGTCATTTTGAACTATTCTATTCCTGCCGGTACTCATGACACCAATTGTGCAAATCCGGACAGGGTATCTTACATCGGGGTTACATTTTACAAAAATGGTGTAGAACAGCAGGAAGGCTCCAGAAAAGTATCCTTAAAAGGACTAACTTCGGCTGCAAGAATGGGAACTATAAATGGTAATTTTTCAGAAGACATCACCAATAACACCTCTTCTGATATGACTGTAACCTATAAGCTAGCGGGATATGCAGAAGGGAGTGGAGCAGGAACATGTATGCTTGTTTATAATATGTGGGATGGAGGAAACCAGCCGAATTACAATTGGGGCCGTGGAACTATGACCATTCAATTGTTTAAAAGAGCTTTATAGACAGTAACCGTAAATAATATATTTGATAAAAGATTACAGAATCCGGAATAGCAATATTCCGGATTTTATAATTATGATCCCTTGTCATTGAAATCAAAGCTGCTTTGGAAAAAACTTAAGAATATACTTTCTCCGGTGTGAATTCTTTAGCCTTTCATATAAAAATATTTGTTTATGCAACCGTAGAAAGCATCCTGATAAAGAATCAATTATACAACGCTATTTTAAAACTTTTGCACTTGATTCATAAAAACTGAAGATTTCACAGGGATGGTGTAAATAAGTGAAAACTGTTCTGAACTTACATCTTATTCAGGCTATCGACTCTCCTTATATCATTCCGCTTACAAATGGAAAATAAAAAAGTCTTCTATTTCTAGAAGACTTTTTTGCGATCCGGACGGGACTCGAACCCGCGACCTCCGCCGTGACAGGGCGGCATTCTAACCAGCTGAACTACCGGATCAATTTTTTTAAAGTAAATTGAGAAAACTTCCGCGATCCGGACGGGACTCGAACCCGCGACCTCCGCCGTGACAGGGCGGCATTCTAACCAGCTGAACTACCGGATCAATTTTTTTAAAGTAAATTGAGAAAACTTCTGCGATCCGGACGGGACTCGAACCCGCGACCTCCGCCGTGACAGGGCGGCATTCTAACCAGCTGAACTACCGGATCATTATTTTAAAGAACGTCGTTTCTTTTTCGTGGTTGCAAAATTACAACTTTTTTTGTTACCTGCAAATTATTTTAAAAAAAATGCCTCCCAATACTGGAAGGCGTTCATTATCAAACTTATTTTTTTTATAAGTGAGCGCTTAATTTTTCAGCGATTACCTCTTTTGGAGCTACACCTACTAATTTGTCTACTACTTCTCCGTTTTTAAAAATAAGAACTGTAGGAATATTTCTGATACCGTACTGCATAGAAATCTCCTGGTTGTTGTCTACATCTACTTTCCCTACTACTGCTTTACCTTCAAAATCTGATGCTACTTCTTCGATGATTGGTCCTAAAGTTCTGCAAGGTCCGCACCATACTGCCCAGAAGTCTACTAATACCGGTTTATCTGATTTTAAAACCGTATCCTGAAATGAGCTGTCTGTAATTTCTAAAGCCATTTTTGTTTCTTTTATTTTAATTAATATTATTTTCTTTTAATCCTTTTGGATATTCAAAATTACGATTTTTAAAGCACAAGACTATCTATGCTCAACATTAGTTTTTTCTATAGTGTAATCGCTTGAGATTTCCTTTAATGCGTTGACCAGTGTGTCAATCTCCGCTTTAGTCGTCATATGGCTGAAAGAGATACGTAATGGGGTACAGTGATCCATTTCATCCTCAGAAAGCACCATCATCATCACCATTGAAGGCTTTGATGCTCCTGATGAGCATGCACTTCCCTGAGAAATTGCAATTCCTTTCATATCCAGCTGAAGTCCTATCAATGGATTTTTATAAGGCAGTAATGCGCTTAAAACTGTATAAAGGCTATTTTCCTTTTCTGCACTTCTTCCATTGAATTTAATTCCTTCAATTTCGGCAGAAAGTCTTTCAATTGCATAATCCTTGATATCCTGCATATGACGGGTGTATTCCTCCATATGATTCAGAGAAAGTTCTAATGCTTTTCCTAATCCTACGATACCACAAACATTTTCAGTTCCCGCTCTAAGGCTTCTTTCCTGAGGTCCTCCGGTAATAATTCCTTTTAAACCTGTTGCTTTTCTGATAAATGCAAATCCAGCTCCTTTCGGACCATGAAACTTGTGGGCACTACACGATGCAAAGTCCACAGGGATATCAGAGAAGTCAAGGTTCATATGAGCCATTGTCTGCACGGTATCTGAGTGGAAAAGTGCCTGATACTGTTTGCAAAGCTGGGCAACCTGTTTAAGGTTAATGATATTTCCGATTTCGTTGTTGGCATGCATTAAGCTTACCAGTGTTTTTTTATCTGAAGCTTTTAAAAGTTCTTCTAATTTAGCAAGATCAATATCTCCTTTTTCATTCGGACGGATGTAGTTTACCTCTACTCCTTTTCTGTTTTTCATATCCAGAATACTTTCAGAAACGCATTTATGTTCCAGAGGAGAACTGATGATTCTTTCTACCCCAAGGTGTTCTACCGAGGACTTGATGATCATATTATTTGATTCCGTACCACAGGAAGTGAAAATGATTTCAGCAGGAGTTACATGAAGATAGTCTGCAACCTGTCTTCTTACATTTTCAATAAGGATTTTTGCTTCCTGGCCAAAGCTGTGCGTTGAAGAGGGGTTTCCGAAATTCATCTTCATTGTGCCCACCATTGCATCTATAACTTCTTCTGCAAGCGGAGTGGTTGCGGCATTATCTAAATATACTTTATCCATTGTTATTTTGAATATTTTAATTCTACGGAGTTAAACTGATAATCTGCGGGAACAGTAAAAATAAACCACGGGTTTGAAATTACCTGAATTTCCATTCCACCGGAAGGCTCTCCGGCAGGAACTTCTACATACAGAATCTTATTTTTCACAGATATATTTTTAATTTCTTCAATTTTGTGACTTCCAGATCTGAAGGTTCCCAAATTGTATACAACAACTTTTTTATTTTTCGGAAATTGTGGATATTTAATATAAGATTCTTTTCCCGGTTCTGAAATACCAAAACTTCCGCTGATAATATTACGAAAATCCTTTTCGTCTTCAATGATCTTAAAGCCGGGAGCATCGGTTCCTCCCTGATTTTCAGAAACGAGGAGCTCCGTACTTTGCTGCATAACAGAAGACTTCTGAGATGAAGTGCTGGCACAGCCCATAAAGAGTACTGCACATGCAATGATCAGGCTTTTCATTTTTTACAATTTTATCTCCCAAAATTAGTGAAAAAATTGGTAATGTCCCTCATTTGCCCATTTCAACATTGGCCGATCTCCGGAAGTATCACCAAATGCAATAATTTTATCGTACTTGGAATCGTTAATTTCCTCTTTGATTCTTATCAATTTTTCCTTTCCGTTACAATTTTTTCCTACAAAGTTTCCGGTGAAAATACCGTTTTTAAACTCTGCCCGCGTAGAAACAAGCTCCATTTTCAGTTCTTCGGCGAATGGTTTTACCCAGATGTCCAATGAAGCGGTTACTAATAAACTCTGTGTATTATTCCTATCGATATTTTTTATAAAATCCAATGCATTCTCCCTTACTATTTTAGGGTAGTGCTGTTCAAAAAACTGTTTAGACTTCTGTTCAATTTTCTCCTGGGTCTGTCCTCTTAAAATAGAACCGATAAAGCTTTTTTTCACTTTTTCCGTTTCAGCCAGTTTTAGCTTCAACAGGATAAAAAGAGGTACGTGTCTCAAAAATTGTATACGGTATTTTGTTGAATCGTAAAATTTAAGATACATAAACATGGTATCTTTATACGTAATGGTTCCGTCAAAATCAAAACAATACAATTTTTTCATTTTTTAAAGCTTTAATTTTTTGAATATAAACTCAGGAATATTCCTGATAATCATCATAATAATACTCCAAACCGGCAAAACATATGCCACATTCCTACCCTTTTTGAAGGCTTTATAAATACAGGAAGCAGCCTGTTTTGGCGTTGCTGTCAGTTTCGGATTTAAAGGCAGCCCTTCTGTCATTTTGGTTGCCATAAACCCTGGTTTTATCGTAAGAACGTGCACTTTTTTATCAAAAAGATAATTTCTCAAACCGCTCAGATAAGCCGTAAAAGCTGCTTTTGCACTTCCATAGATAAAGTTACTCTGTCTTCCCCGGTCTCCTGCCACTGATGAAAGACCGATAATCGTTCCTGATCTTCTGCTTTCAAATTTTTGAACAAAATAATTCATGACAGGCACAAGTTTTGAATAATTGATATCAATGATACGCTCTGTATTTCTATTATCATATAATCCTTCTTCTGTTCCTTCACCCAAATATCCTACGGCACAAAATAATACATTTGAATTGATATTATCAAATCTATTGTAATCAATTTCTTTTGTCAGATCCAATTCAATGACTTCCGCCTGCTGCAGAAACTTTACATCAAGATGTCTTGCAAAACGCTCTGTAGTTTCTTTATTTGAGGTAAAAAGATAGATTTTTTCAAACTTTTCTCCTTCCTGAAGTGCTTTTTCCACAAAAGCCTGTGCTACTTCAGATGTACTTCCCAGAACTATCATTACG
Encoded here:
- a CDS encoding polysaccharide biosynthesis/export family protein gives rise to the protein MSKHNMEEEVAKAKFQGLHIQEGDALLILVSALDEIAVKPFNLNTANKVGGDASRGINQYVEPSQYLVNEEGYISFPVLGNVYVKGMTQVQLKQELESRLKRYLTDPLVTITLKNFNVSVLGEVKEPGQKESVSQKINIFQALGLAGDMTDFGDRTNVKLIRADDSGTDQIVNIDLTRSDIVSSPYYYMKQNDILYVQPDKNKQVQANSNPNRALTFQIIGALLTAGTLIIALTRK
- the trxA gene encoding thioredoxin, whose protein sequence is MALEITDSSFQDTVLKSDKPVLVDFWAVWCGPCRTLGPIIEEVASDFEGKAVVGKVDVDNNQEISMQYGIRNIPTVLIFKNGEVVDKLVGVAPKEVIAEKLSAHL
- a CDS encoding cysteine desulfurase family protein, whose amino-acid sequence is MDKVYLDNAATTPLAEEVIDAMVGTMKMNFGNPSSTHSFGQEAKILIENVRRQVADYLHVTPAEIIFTSCGTESNNMIIKSSVEHLGVERIISSPLEHKCVSESILDMKNRKGVEVNYIRPNEKGDIDLAKLEELLKASDKKTLVSLMHANNEIGNIINLKQVAQLCKQYQALFHSDTVQTMAHMNLDFSDIPVDFASCSAHKFHGPKGAGFAFIRKATGLKGIITGGPQERSLRAGTENVCGIVGLGKALELSLNHMEEYTRHMQDIKDYAIERLSAEIEGIKFNGRSAEKENSLYTVLSALLPYKNPLIGLQLDMKGIAISQGSACSSGASKPSMVMMMVLSEDEMDHCTPLRISFSHMTTKAEIDTLVNALKEISSDYTIEKTNVEHR
- a CDS encoding HAD family hydrolase; translation: MKKLYCFDFDGTITYKDTMFMYLKFYDSTKYRIQFLRHVPLFILLKLKLAETEKVKKSFIGSILRGQTQEKIEQKSKQFFEQHYPKIVRENALDFIKNIDRNNTQSLLVTASLDIWVKPFAEELKMELVSTRAEFKNGIFTGNFVGKNCNGKEKLIRIKEEINDSKYDKIIAFGDTSGDRPMLKWANEGHYQFFH
- a CDS encoding SDR family NAD(P)-dependent oxidoreductase; amino-acid sequence: MIVLGSTSEVAQAFVEKALQEGEKFEKIYLFTSNKETTERFARHLDVKFLQQAEVIELDLTKEIDYNRFDNINSNVLFCAVGYLGEGTEEGLYDNRNTERIIDINYSKLVPVMNYFVQKFESRRSGTIIGLSSVAGDRGRQSNFIYGSAKAAFTAYLSGLRNYLFDKKVHVLTIKPGFMATKMTEGLPLNPKLTATPKQAASCIYKAFKKGRNVAYVLPVWSIIMMIIRNIPEFIFKKLKL